GGCGATGAGCGTTTCCCGGTAGTTCCGAAACGCATCCTCGAGATTGCCCGAGCTTCGGGCCTGGCGGGCCTGCTCGAACCTCTTCTTCATGAGGGCGAGCTCGAACCTCGGAGCTTCGGAGATCCCCGCAATCCTCATCTCGAGCCTGCGGGCGTGGACGTCTTCGGAGGGGATGGCGAACGCGTCGCGAACCATGTCGCCCGATGAGAAGGTGGTATGTGCTGAGGGGACAGGGATGTTCCCGCGCGTGGTGAACACGGCGGAAAAGACAGGAGGGACGAATCTGACAGGAAGGGACATTCAATCCTCCCGACACCGCTCCACTCCCCCGTCGTTGAGATAACTAAGAAAAAAAACAGGCCTCGCGGCCTGTCTTTCTGCGTCTCTTGGGATCAGATGAACGTGAAAAAAATCGCTGTCGCGATCCCGATATCAAGCTGGCGATACGGTTTCTTCGGTCGAGCCATCATGTCGACCTCACGGCTTTGCGGCGTGCACAGGTTCCGTAAAGGGTCTGACAGCAGACGCAGCATTTATCGCACTTTGAAGGCCGAAGTCAAGGACGACACCGCCGGGAAATGACGAATATGCATTTTGAAGAACTTTTTCGCATTATAATGCGCGGGCGGAGATATTTATTCGAAGTACATGCAAAAGATCCCCCGGCGACGCCGGGGGATCCTCTGTCCGTGCATGTGTCGCAGTGCCGCTTCAGATGTACTCGACGGTCGCTGGCGGCTTGGGCGTGAGGTCGTAGAGGCAGCGGTTGACGCCCGGGATGTCGACTATCGCCCTGCAGATCCTCTCGAGCTTCTCCCACGGCAGCCTCGTGGCGGTCGCCTCCCTCGCGTCCCTGCTCTCAATGCAGCGCACGACGACGATGTCGCCGTACTCGCGCCTTCCGTTGCGTATTCCCGTGGCCTTGTCGGTGAGCAGCGCAGCCAGGTACTGGAACGCGCCGGTGTCCTTGAGCTCATTCTCCACTATGGTCGTCGCGCGCCTGACCACCGCGAGCCTCTCCTTGGTCACCTCGCCCACGATCCTGGCCGCGAGCGCCGGCCCCGGGAACGGGATGCGCGCAAACACCGGCTCCGGGAGCCCCAGGGCCTTTCCCACCTCGCGCACCCCGTCCTTGCGCAGCGCCTTGAGAGGCTCGATCACCCTGTATCCATACTCCCTCTCGGGGTCGATGCCGAGCTGCTCCAGGATGTTGTGCTGGCGCTTGATGCCCGCCACGGTCTCCTCGATGTCGGTGAGGATGGTCCCGTGCAGCAGGTACTTGGCCCCGCTCTCCTTCACGAGCCTTCCGAACACGTCCTTGTAGAAGGTCGCTGTTATCGCGCAGCGCTTCTCCTCCGGATCGGTGAGCCCCTTGAGCGCCGCGAGGAACTCCCTGCGGCTGTCCACGAGCCTCACGGGGATGTTCATCTCTGCGAAGGTCTCGACCACCGCCTGCGGCTCCCCCTCGCGCATGAGCGCGTTGTCGACGAACACGGTCTTGAGGCGGTCGCCCAGCGCCCGGTGCGCGAGCACGGTCAGCACCGAGGAGTCGACCCCGCCCGAGAGGGCATTGATCGCGACCCCGTCTCCCACATCGTTCCTGATGACGCCTATCTGCTCTTCGATGAATTTCCTGCAGTCCATAGCTTCCCTCCATGGTGTGGATTACGATTATCGGCGTATATCGTTCACAGGGGCGCGCCGATGTAAAGGAGGTGATTGGCCGCAATAATCTCTTGATAATCAACGGGAATACTGAGATGCGGACCGCTAGGTCACCTTTGCGGAGCGCATCTCCTCTCGTTCCTCAGTGGTGGGCGCTGTGAACATGATCCCTATGCCGCTGCCCACGACCAGGGCCGCGCCCATGGCCGACCACAGGTCGGGGACCTCGCTGAAGAGCAGAAGGCCCAGGAAGTAGGCGGCGATCACCGATGCGTAGCTGAACGGCGCGATCGTGGAGGCGTTCCCGAGCTTGTACGCGTGCACCATCAGTATCTGCCCGAACGTCAGCGCGACCCCTATGAAGGCGATCAACCCCCACTGCTCGAGCGTCGGCGCCTTGAATCGGCTGAACGCGAACGGCGCCGAGCAGAGCGCGGTGAACCCCGTGAAGTAGAGGGTGATGACGAGCGAGGAGTCGGAGGCTGCCATCCTGCGCACGCACAGCATCGCCAGCGCGCCGAGGAAACCGGCCATGAGTGCGTAGGCGGCCGCCCCCTCGAAGAGCGAGGTGTCGGGCTTGAGGATGAGGCCGATCCCCCCGAATGCGACGACCACGAGCGCGAGCTTGCCGAGGGAAAACCTCTCGCCCAGGAACGCTGGCGCGAGCAGGGCCACGAAGATGGGCAGGGTGTTGAAGAGGGTGGAGGCGTCTCCGATCTTCATCTTTGTCATGGAGTAGAAGGACAGGGCCATGGCCACGAAGCCGAACAGGGCGCGCAAAAACAGCGCCGTGTGGTTTTGGCCCCTGAGGCTCATGCCCCTCAGCTTCATGTACGACGTTATTATGATGACGGAGGCCAGCCCCCTGAAGAACACGAGCTCCATAACGGGAAGGGATCTGCCCAGGGTTTTGATCACCGCCCAGCTCGCGGCGAAGAGCAGCTGCGCCGA
Above is a genomic segment from Pseudomonadota bacterium containing:
- a CDS encoding ExsB family transcriptional regulator, coding for MDCRKFIEEQIGVIRNDVGDGVAINALSGGVDSSVLTVLAHRALGDRLKTVFVDNALMREGEPQAVVETFAEMNIPVRLVDSRREFLAALKGLTDPEEKRCAITATFYKDVFGRLVKESGAKYLLHGTILTDIEETVAGIKRQHNILEQLGIDPEREYGYRVIEPLKALRKDGVREVGKALGLPEPVFARIPFPGPALAARIVGEVTKERLAVVRRATTIVENELKDTGAFQYLAALLTDKATGIRNGRREYGDIVVVRCIESRDAREATATRLPWEKLERICRAIVDIPGVNRCLYDLTPKPPATVEYI
- a CDS encoding DMT family transporter, with the translated sequence MRRCRTAACGILWMVSAQLLFAASWAVIKTLGRSLPVMELVFFRGLASVIIITSYMKLRGMSLRGQNHTALFLRALFGFVAMALSFYSMTKMKIGDASTLFNTLPIFVALLAPAFLGERFSLGKLALVVVAFGGIGLILKPDTSLFEGAAAYALMAGFLGALAMLCVRRMAASDSSLVITLYFTGFTALCSAPFAFSRFKAPTLEQWGLIAFIGVALTFGQILMVHAYKLGNASTIAPFSYASVIAAYFLGLLLFSEVPDLWSAMGAALVVGSGIGIMFTAPTTEEREEMRSAKVT